In the genome of Hyalangium ruber, the window CGCCTCCAGCGTGCGCCGCAGGGACCTGGCCCTGGTGGAGCCCGTGGAGGGCACGGACCTGCTCTTCGAGCTGGTCATCACCCCGGCGCACGAGCCAGAGGCCCCCTCCGGCATGGTGTGCGTGCTGCGCAACGTGACGGACCTGGGCCGCGCCACCCGCGCCCTGGGCGAGAGCTACCGCCGGCTCCGGGCCTCCGAGCAGGAGGCGCGCTCGGAGCGGCTGCGCCTCGATCTGATCCTCGACTCGGTGGCCGACCCCATCATCCTCACCGACCCCACGGGCGTCACGGTGCTGATGAACGACCCCGCCGAGCGGCTCTTCGCCGTGCCGCCCGAGTCCGGCGAGGCCACGCTGCGGCGCGCGCGCACCAACGACGCGCACTTCTCCTCGTTCCTCTCCCACCTGCTGTCGCCCGGCGGCTCGCGGCGCTGGCGCGGCGAGCTGGCCCTGCTGGAGCCCGCCAGCGGCGCCTCGCTGCCCATGGAGGCGGTGGCCAGCAAGGTGCTGTCGGACACCGGGGAGACGGTCTCCATCGTCACCCTGATGCACGACAGGACCGAGGCGCGGGAGAAGGCACGGCTGCTGGAGCAGATCCGCGCGGCCTCCACCGAGCTGGAGGCCAAGGTGCATTCGGCCACCGCGGAGCTGGCCGAGCAGAACGAGAAGCTGCGGCGGCAGGCGCTGCAGCTCGAGCAGGCCAGCGCCGCCAAGTCGCAGTTCCTGGCCAACATGTCCCACGAGTTCCGCACGCCGCTCAACGCCATCCTCGGCTACACCAACATGCTGCTGCAGGGCGTCTCGGGGGAGATGACGCCGCAGCAGAAGCGCAACCTGCAGCGCATCGACTCCAACGGCCACCACCTGCTGCAGGTCATCAACGAGATCCTCGACATCACCCGCATCGAGGCGGGGCGGATGCCGCTGAACCTGTCGGACTTCGAGGTGCCGGAGCTGCTCCAGGAGGTGGTGGCGGAGCTGGATCCGATCGTCGCCCGGACCCAGTTGGAGGTGGGCACCGAGCTGTCGCCGCAGCTGCCGGCCCTGCACACCGACCGGCAGAAGGTGAAGCAGATCGTCCTCAACCTGCTGTCCAACGCGCTGAAGTTCACGCACGAGGGCTCGGTGCAGGTGATCGCCGACTATCAAGTGGCCACCTCCACGGTGAGCATCTCCGTGAAGGACAGCGGCATCGGCATCGCTCCGGAGCACCAGGAGAAGATCTTCGAGGACTTCCAACAGGTGGATAGCTCGCCCACGCGAGCCTACGGCGGCACGGGCCTGGGCCTGTCCATCTGTCGGCGCCTGGCGGCGATGATGGGCGGTCGCGTCACCGTCCAGAGCACGCTGGGAGAGGGCTCCACCTTCACGCTGCACCTACCGCGACGCACGAGGCGTACATGACGAACTCTTCAGCGGGAGGCGACAAGCCGCTCGTGCTGGTGGTCGACGACTACCAGGACGCGAGAGAGATGTATGCGGAGTACCTGGAGTTCTCCGGCTTCCGGGTGGCGGAGGCGACGAACGGCGCCGAGGCGATCGACAAGGCCTTCGAGCTGCGGCCGGACATCATCCTGATGGACCTGTCGCTGCCCATCATCGACGGGTGGGAGGCCACGCGCCGGCTCAAGGGTGACGAGCGCACGAAGGCCATCCCCGTAGTGGCGCTCACCGGACACGCGCTGAATGATCAGCCCGGCGGGGCAAAGGGCATGGGCTACGACTCCTTCGTCATCAAGCCCTGTCTGCCGGATGCGCTGGTGGAGGAGGTCAAGCGGGTGCTGGCGGCACAAAAGGCCACCGGGACGCAGTGAGGACGCCTCCGATGAGCGAGCAGCCCGAGCCAACCCCCTCGGCGCCCACGCCGGTGGCCATCCCCGAACCCCGCCCCTTCTCCGAGCCGCAGGCGGGAGTGGCCTCCGCGCGAGGGGTGTACGTCTATGGGGTGTATCGCACGCAGAAGGAGCTGAGCTTTGGCGCCATCGGCCTGGGTACGCCCCCGGCGCGGGTGGGCACGGTGTGTCACCGCGAGCTGGGCGCCGTGGTCTCCGACGGCCCCGCGGGCGTGCCGGACCCGACGCGGGACAACGTGCTGGCCCACCAGCGCGTTCAGGAGGTGGTGCTGGATGAGCACACCCTGCTGCCCATGGCCTTCGGCATCACCTTGCGCACCCGCGACGAAGTGGTGGAGCTGCTGCGCTCCGCTTATGACGCCTTCGACGGGGTGCTCCAGCGCCTGGAGGGCCATGTCGAGCTGGGCCTGAAGGTGCTCTGGGACCGAGACCGGGTGGCTCGGGACGTGGAGGCGAAAGAGCCAGAGCTGGGAAGCCACAAGGAGGAGCCCCCTGGCAGCCCCGGCCGCGTGGAGTACGAGCGGCGGATGGAAGAGGCGCTGCGGCAACGGGCGGAGCGGGACGCGCAGGCGCTCGTG includes:
- a CDS encoding PAS domain-containing sensor histidine kinase, whose protein sequence is MSSAAPLPPPSTPGTEELPESGSLPPGHERALLLRLLDAVADPILFTNPEGQLLMANARARQLLVAGAQASEGLRRAVELNQRLFLAALASSATGAASSVRRRDLALVEPVEGTDLLFELVITPAHEPEAPSGMVCVLRNVTDLGRATRALGESYRRLRASEQEARSERLRLDLILDSVADPIILTDPTGVTVLMNDPAERLFAVPPESGEATLRRARTNDAHFSSFLSHLLSPGGSRRWRGELALLEPASGASLPMEAVASKVLSDTGETVSIVTLMHDRTEAREKARLLEQIRAASTELEAKVHSATAELAEQNEKLRRQALQLEQASAAKSQFLANMSHEFRTPLNAILGYTNMLLQGVSGEMTPQQKRNLQRIDSNGHHLLQVINEILDITRIEAGRMPLNLSDFEVPELLQEVVAELDPIVARTQLEVGTELSPQLPALHTDRQKVKQIVLNLLSNALKFTHEGSVQVIADYQVATSTVSISVKDSGIGIAPEHQEKIFEDFQQVDSSPTRAYGGTGLGLSICRRLAAMMGGRVTVQSTLGEGSTFTLHLPRRTRRT
- a CDS encoding response regulator, whose translation is MTNSSAGGDKPLVLVVDDYQDAREMYAEYLEFSGFRVAEATNGAEAIDKAFELRPDIILMDLSLPIIDGWEATRRLKGDERTKAIPVVALTGHALNDQPGGAKGMGYDSFVIKPCLPDALVEEVKRVLAAQKATGTQ
- a CDS encoding GvpL/GvpF family gas vesicle protein, which codes for MSEQPEPTPSAPTPVAIPEPRPFSEPQAGVASARGVYVYGVYRTQKELSFGAIGLGTPPARVGTVCHRELGAVVSDGPAGVPDPTRDNVLAHQRVQEVVLDEHTLLPMAFGITLRTRDEVVELLRSAYDAFDGVLQRLEGHVELGLKVLWDRDRVARDVEAKEPELGSHKEEPPGSPGRVEYERRMEEALRQRAERDAQALVDTLRPMATAARVVSPLGERMILNAAFLVSREREAAFDAKVRALAARFELLTFQFTGPWAPYHFVDIRLRLEHLTSP